A stretch of Lathyrus oleraceus cultivar Zhongwan6 chromosome 6, CAAS_Psat_ZW6_1.0, whole genome shotgun sequence DNA encodes these proteins:
- the LOC127094236 gene encoding uncharacterized protein LOC127094236, translated as MRRPNYTSHLFGYVLQTELPRGWIVPKLTKFSDDTSESTIEHIVRYLTKAEDIANNENLRIRYFPSSLMKNAFTWFTTLPMNSIYDWTRLERLFHEHFYMGPSNISLKELSSGLDYSIRKKLNTQYLRDMAQLADRVRQVERLKLEKARASKNNRREKVAYVEMDEDTQEIYSDPISFDESEINLDELKQGSPYSCKVLAPSNGKNPVETEKNDKFPKRTYTFNVTKCDEIFDFLVKDGQMIVSLGVKIPPLEQQKKRGFCKYHNFLGHKTSQCFLFMDLVQNAIKDKSLKFGEKGKS; from the exons ATGCGCAGGCCAAACTATACATCTCATTTGTTTGGATATGTGTTGCAAACTGAACTTCCCAGGGGATGGATAGTCCCAAAACTCACAAAATTCTCTGATGATACCAGCGAATCTACTATCGAACATATAGTCAGGTATTTGACTAAGGCTGAGGACATTGCTAACAATGAGAATTTGAGGATAAGATATTTCCCTAGTTCCCTCATGAAAAATGCTTTCACTTGGTTCACCACACTCCCAATGAACTCCATCTATGATTGGACTCGTTTGGAAAGATTGTTCCATGAACATTTTTATATGGGACCGTCTAATATCAGTTTAAAGGAATTGTCTA GTggtttagattattccattaggaagaagcTAAACACCCAATATTTAAGAGACATGGCCCAATTAGCAGACCGAGTTCGACAGGTAGAACGTTTAAAACTTGAAAAGGCTAGAGCAAGTAAGAACAACAGAAGGGAAAAGGTAGCGTACGTCGAAATGGATGAGGATACTCAGGAGATATATAGTGATCCTATAAGTTTTGATGAAAGCGAAATCAATTTGGACGAGTTGAAACAAGGGTCACCTTACTCTTGCAAGGTTCTTGCACCTTCGAACGGGAAAAACCCCGTCGAAACAGAAAAGAATGATAAGTTCCCTAAGAGAACATACACCTTCAACGTGACGAAGTGTGATGAGATCTTTGATTTTCTAGTCAAAGATGGCCAAATGATAGTGTCACTTGGTGTTAAAATACCACCGTTAGAACAACAGAAAAAACGAGGGTTTTGCAAATATCACAATTTTTTAGGCCACAAAACCTCACAATGTTTTCTTTTCATGGATCTTGTACAGAATGCTATTAAGGACAAAAGCTTGAAGTTTGGTGAAAAGGGAAAGTCTTAG